One segment of Stomatobaculum sp. F0698 DNA contains the following:
- the gdhA gene encoding NADP-specific glutamate dehydrogenase, whose product MSKLNPYIERVIAEVKAKNAHEPEFCQTVEEVFSSLSPLVDAHPEYEKNAILERMVEPERVIMFRVPWEDDKGNMHVNRGYRVQFSSVIGPYKGGLRFAPSVNLSIIKFLGFEQTFKDSLTTLPIGGAKGGSDFDPNGKSDAEIQRFCRSFMEGLFRFIGPDVDCPAGDLGVGGREIGYMFGAWRRLTSSYANGALSGKDPLFGGSAFRPEATGFGAVYYLEEVLKHEKDEMKGKRVALAGFGNVAWGVATKLAELGAKAVTLSGPDGYIYDPDGVTTKEKIDFLLEMRSSGRNKVQDYADKFGVQFFAGEKPWGQKDVDIVMPCATQNDVDINEAKKIVANGIKYYIEVANMPTTNEALKYLLEQKNMIVAPSKAVNAGGVSVSALEMSQNSERLFWDGEEVDKWLHKIMKGIHDGSAAAAERYGLGYDLVAGANLVGFEKVADAMIKQGRAL is encoded by the coding sequence ATGAGCAAGTTGAATCCGTACATTGAGAGAGTCATTGCCGAGGTCAAGGCAAAGAACGCGCACGAGCCGGAGTTCTGCCAGACGGTCGAGGAGGTTTTCTCTTCGCTGAGCCCGCTGGTCGACGCACATCCGGAGTATGAGAAGAACGCTATTCTCGAGAGAATGGTCGAGCCGGAGCGTGTCATCATGTTCCGTGTTCCGTGGGAGGATGACAAGGGCAACATGCATGTGAACCGCGGCTACCGCGTCCAGTTCTCGAGCGTGATCGGACCCTACAAGGGCGGCCTTCGTTTCGCTCCGAGCGTAAACCTTTCCATCATCAAGTTCCTCGGCTTTGAGCAGACCTTTAAGGATTCGCTCACCACGCTTCCGATCGGCGGCGCTAAGGGTGGTTCCGACTTCGATCCGAACGGCAAGAGCGATGCCGAGATTCAGAGATTCTGCCGTTCCTTCATGGAAGGCCTGTTCCGCTTCATCGGACCGGATGTCGACTGCCCGGCAGGCGACCTCGGTGTCGGCGGCCGTGAGATCGGCTACATGTTCGGCGCTTGGAGAAGACTGACTTCCTCCTATGCAAACGGTGCTCTCTCCGGTAAGGACCCGCTGTTCGGCGGCTCCGCATTCCGTCCGGAGGCAACCGGCTTCGGTGCTGTCTACTACCTCGAGGAGGTTCTGAAGCACGAGAAGGATGAGATGAAGGGCAAGAGAGTCGCACTTGCAGGCTTCGGTAACGTCGCATGGGGCGTTGCTACCAAGCTCGCTGAGCTCGGCGCTAAGGCAGTTACCCTGTCCGGCCCGGACGGCTACATCTACGATCCGGACGGCGTTACGACCAAGGAGAAGATCGACTTCCTGCTTGAGATGAGATCCTCCGGCCGCAACAAGGTTCAGGATTACGCAGATAAGTTCGGCGTTCAGTTCTTCGCAGGCGAGAAGCCGTGGGGCCAGAAGGATGTCGACATCGTGATGCCGTGCGCAACGCAGAACGACGTTGATATCAACGAGGCAAAGAAGATTGTCGCGAACGGCATCAAGTACTACATCGAAGTTGCGAACATGCCGACCACGAACGAGGCTCTGAAGTATCTCCTTGAGCAGAAGAACATGATCGTTGCTCCGTCCAAGGCGGTCAACGCAGGCGGTGTTTCCGTCTCCGCACTCGAGATGTCTCAGAACTCCGAGAGACTCTTCTGGGACGGCGAGGAAGTCGACAAGTGGCTGCACAAGATCATGAAGGGCATCCACGACGGCTCCGCAGCTGCAGCTGAGCGCTACGGCCTTGGCTACGACCTCGTTGCAGGCGCTAACCTTGTCGGATTCGAGAAGGTTGCAGACGCTATGATTAAGCAGGGTCGCGCACTGTAA
- a CDS encoding D-2-hydroxyacid dehydrogenase, translated as MKCLITDAVYPGIAEELKKFMDIKTSDGKPLSKEEMIREIADADVLIMRVDPKIDRDVLDAAKNLKAIGVCAVGLNHVDLEYAKEKGIQVFNAPGLNANAVAELTISKMLDISRHTIPANQDVKVNHIWDKYKYVGRELRGKTLGVMGFGRIGRRVAELAKAFGMDIVAYDPFLKPEDFEREGAKGMGIDELIRVSDFISLHIPLTPETKDLFNKKSIAEMKDGAVVLNMSRGGIVNEQDMYEALCEGRIGGYAADVMENELAGSGLSGNDEFQSPLFSCDNFVISPHIGAQTVDASRDIGLHIIEKVKEVMNLK; from the coding sequence ATGAAGTGCCTGATTACAGACGCTGTTTATCCCGGCATTGCCGAGGAGCTGAAGAAGTTCATGGACATTAAGACTTCCGACGGGAAGCCGCTCTCCAAGGAAGAGATGATTCGCGAGATCGCGGATGCGGATGTGCTCATCATGCGCGTCGATCCGAAGATTGACCGCGATGTTCTGGATGCCGCAAAGAACTTGAAGGCAATCGGCGTCTGCGCTGTCGGTCTGAACCACGTTGATCTGGAGTACGCGAAGGAGAAGGGCATTCAGGTCTTCAACGCACCGGGCCTCAACGCAAATGCGGTTGCGGAGCTCACGATCTCCAAGATGCTGGACATCTCCCGCCACACGATCCCGGCAAACCAGGACGTCAAGGTGAACCACATCTGGGATAAGTACAAGTATGTCGGCAGAGAACTGCGCGGCAAGACCCTCGGTGTGATGGGCTTCGGCCGCATCGGCCGCCGTGTCGCCGAGCTTGCAAAGGCGTTCGGCATGGACATTGTCGCTTACGATCCCTTCCTGAAGCCCGAGGACTTTGAGCGCGAGGGCGCAAAGGGCATGGGCATCGACGAGCTCATCAGAGTTTCCGACTTCATCTCCCTGCACATTCCGCTGACCCCGGAGACCAAGGACCTCTTCAACAAGAAGTCCATCGCCGAGATGAAGGACGGCGCGGTTGTTCTCAACATGAGCCGCGGCGGCATTGTCAACGAGCAGGATATGTACGAGGCACTCTGCGAGGGCAGAATCGGCGGCTATGCTGCGGATGTTATGGAGAACGAGCTCGCAGGCAGCGGCCTGAGCGGCAACGACGAGTTCCAGAGCCCGCTCTTCTCCTGCGACAACTTTGTCATCAGCCCCCACATCGGTGCGCAGACGGTCGACGCTTCGAGAGACATCGGCCTCCACATCATCGAGAAGGTCAAAGAGGTTATGAACCTCAAGTAA
- a CDS encoding RNA polymerase sigma factor: protein MTEQELLALYEQRDQRAILETEAEYGRYLAKVAASVLSSREDVEECLNDTWLRAWNSIPPEKPQFFRAYLSRIVKNLALSLFRKQHAEKRCNENFQLALDELDEDILPAVESTEEAVDRNRLSACIDRFLETLPKKQRILFVRRYFYTDSIKELALRQGMSESAVKVSLHRIRKNLELVLREEEFL from the coding sequence ATGACGGAACAGGAGTTACTCGCGCTCTACGAGCAGCGGGATCAGAGAGCAATACTGGAGACAGAGGCCGAGTACGGCCGCTATCTGGCGAAGGTCGCCGCTTCGGTGCTCTCCTCGCGAGAGGATGTGGAGGAATGCCTGAATGACACCTGGCTCAGGGCGTGGAACAGCATACCGCCTGAAAAGCCGCAGTTTTTTCGGGCCTACTTAAGCCGCATTGTCAAGAATTTGGCACTCAGTCTGTTTCGGAAACAGCACGCAGAGAAACGCTGCAACGAGAACTTTCAGCTTGCGCTGGACGAACTCGACGAGGACATACTCCCGGCCGTTGAGAGCACGGAGGAGGCGGTGGATCGAAACCGTCTCAGCGCCTGCATCGACCGCTTCTTGGAGACACTCCCGAAAAAACAGCGCATACTCTTTGTGCGGCGCTACTTCTACACCGATTCCATCAAGGAGCTTGCGCTCCGGCAAGGCATGAGCGAAAGTGCGGTCAAGGTGAGCTTACACCGAATCCGCAAAAATCTGGAACTCGTGTTGAGAGAGGAGGAATTTCTTTGA
- a CDS encoding RsiV family protein, which yields MREGELENVAPKKLRPLRRHRLRNILGVAASLAIISAVLPNLNRSTAYALQNLPIAGAYFKLVTVRDYTLAEGDRTATVKIGEVQLETEKGNSAERAQKSAEEVNAAIQRITEEEIAAFREELGSEGFSNLEITTEVVTDNENWYSVCLTQLSQSADSAENLHYFTIRKRDGKLMALRDLFAPGSDYRKSVSEEIKRQMREEMAQNPEKVYWLDTDGVGNEFTEISEQQSFYINRDGKLVICFDEGDIAPMSMGSLQFVMPEALSGLTM from the coding sequence ATGCGCGAAGGGGAGTTGGAGAATGTTGCACCGAAGAAGTTAAGACCGCTGAGACGGCACCGCTTGCGGAACATACTCGGCGTGGCGGCAAGTCTCGCAATCATCAGTGCGGTGCTGCCGAACCTCAATCGCAGCACGGCCTATGCGCTGCAGAATCTGCCCATTGCCGGCGCCTACTTTAAGCTGGTCACGGTGCGGGATTACACCCTCGCGGAGGGCGACCGCACGGCGACGGTGAAGATAGGAGAAGTGCAGCTTGAGACCGAGAAGGGCAACTCCGCGGAGCGGGCGCAGAAGAGTGCCGAAGAAGTCAACGCGGCAATTCAGCGCATCACGGAAGAAGAGATTGCAGCCTTCCGAGAAGAGCTGGGAAGCGAGGGCTTCTCGAATTTGGAAATTACAACGGAAGTTGTGACAGACAACGAGAATTGGTACTCGGTCTGTTTGACCCAACTCTCTCAGAGCGCGGACAGCGCCGAGAATCTGCACTATTTCACGATACGGAAGCGCGACGGCAAGCTGATGGCGCTCCGTGATTTGTTTGCGCCCGGCAGCGATTACCGAAAAAGCGTAAGTGAGGAAATCAAGCGGCAGATGCGGGAGGAAATGGCACAGAACCCCGAAAAGGTATACTGGTTGGATACCGACGGCGTCGGAAACGAATTTACGGAGATTTCGGAGCAGCAGAGTTTTTACATCAACCGTGACGGGAAACTGGTCATTTGTTTTGATGAAGGCGATATTGCCCCGATGTCCATGGGAAGCCTACAATTTGTGATGCCCGAAGCGTTAAGCGGGCTCACAATGTAA
- a CDS encoding WXG100 family type VII secretion target, which translates to MTGQIRITPEAMRGRAGEFRAARENFLNVVQSMSNLIGTLREEWEGQASEKFAEQFEALRPSFNEMGELIESIAKQCDGVADATQALDEEMAAKFIS; encoded by the coding sequence ATGACAGGTCAGATTCGCATCACACCGGAGGCAATGCGCGGAAGAGCCGGGGAGTTTCGGGCGGCGAGAGAGAACTTTCTGAATGTGGTTCAGAGCATGAGTAACTTAATCGGCACCCTGCGTGAAGAGTGGGAGGGACAGGCGAGCGAAAAGTTCGCGGAACAGTTTGAGGCGCTACGTCCTTCGTTCAACGAAATGGGAGAACTCATCGAGAGCATTGCAAAGCAGTGTGACGGCGTGGCCGATGCGACGCAGGCACTGGATGAGGAGATGGCGGCAAAATTTATCTCCTGA
- a CDS encoding type VII secretion protein EssB/YukC, translating to MEAEKRIFVRNSESRTERQKRGLLAVSKPLFCPCELEEAENGFYFRFETAGLWEWEAVQALETEEKLRLLLNCAALETLTAHYVFALTPENLLFDRNLCPRVLIRDIRAEAARTEDFFRAYRALTASVLSRRYGFSDFSEGGERLFQAEPACRELLSLGSVAELVRNLTARWERERKRCREETVRISVRRARILGAALPLCGAVILCLSALWFFAYRVRLRQAERLIAAQEAYLREDYLAVTAVLGEIKAERLSPELRYLFARAAVFTEGLTPRQRENVLSSLHVKSEESLLSFWIFIAQNRFAEALDAAKRRDDSELQLYALLKEESLLASRRDLTGEEREAEAAEISAAIEALRKKRAETGGGQE from the coding sequence ATGGAAGCGGAAAAGCGCATCTTTGTTCGGAATTCGGAGAGTCGAACGGAGAGACAAAAGAGGGGTTTGCTCGCCGTGAGCAAGCCCCTCTTTTGTCCCTGTGAACTCGAGGAAGCGGAGAACGGTTTTTACTTCCGTTTCGAAACGGCGGGACTGTGGGAATGGGAGGCGGTGCAAGCGTTGGAGACGGAAGAAAAATTGCGGCTCTTATTAAACTGCGCCGCGCTCGAAACGCTTACGGCACACTATGTGTTTGCGCTCACGCCCGAAAATCTCTTGTTCGACCGCAATCTCTGCCCGCGCGTGCTCATAAGGGATATACGTGCGGAAGCGGCGCGGACGGAGGACTTTTTCCGCGCCTATCGTGCGCTCACGGCCTCGGTGCTCTCGAGACGCTATGGCTTTTCCGATTTTTCGGAGGGCGGAGAGCGTCTCTTTCAGGCAGAGCCGGCCTGTCGCGAACTGCTTTCCCTCGGGTCTGTCGCGGAACTTGTGAGAAATCTCACCGCGCGCTGGGAACGGGAACGAAAGCGGTGCAGGGAGGAAACGGTCCGTATCTCCGTGCGGCGTGCGCGCATTCTCGGCGCTGCACTGCCGCTTTGCGGGGCCGTGATTCTCTGTTTGAGCGCGCTCTGGTTCTTTGCTTACCGCGTGCGGCTTCGGCAGGCCGAACGGCTGATTGCGGCGCAGGAAGCCTATTTAAGAGAGGACTATCTTGCGGTCACGGCAGTGCTGGGGGAGATAAAGGCAGAGCGACTGTCGCCCGAACTCCGCTATCTCTTTGCGCGCGCCGCGGTCTTTACCGAGGGCCTTACGCCGAGACAACGGGAAAATGTTCTCTCCTCGCTTCATGTGAAGAGCGAGGAGAGTCTGCTTTCCTTTTGGATTTTCATCGCGCAGAACCGCTTTGCGGAGGCACTCGATGCGGCAAAACGAAGGGATGACAGCGAATTGCAGCTCTATGCGCTCTTAAAGGAGGAGAGCCTGCTCGCGAGTCGCCGGGACTTAACGGGAGAGGAGCGGGAGGCAGAGGCAGCCGAGATTTCGGCGGCCATCGAAGCCCTGCGGAAAAAACGGGCGGAAACGGGAGGAGGGCAAGAATGA
- the essC gene encoding type VII secretion protein EssC, which translates to MKRYLYRREDVILETAEASREPGAELLVVLDEDRLYALPEEAVFIGTAPPCQLVSKEKEFFAVLRPNGEFCLRAGVLYRNGRRFSEGSVRLQCGDKLYFGESLLCFRGDSIVLSGEKISCSLEELPLLRTKPPRFPQYSRSPRTKTPLREETVELLRPECLPEQTRGDQLRRILLPLCTLLLMGGSAFLLGRYSMLLLGGGMLALTLCFALAAFWRGRQTARQRAAEREAGYEAYLLRQQKRLAGLRESARAAAAHEAPELSALEEMAERYSPRIYERSPADADFLELLLGRSRQAAPFCIRFDAQETKRERDPLCLEALALQREFSEMADMPRTVKLTESQLGLIGEPERLAKLLRGYLLRLCFFHSYHELRVVLLCRESTSSCFRAFSRCPHFELPELGVRGAVFRTAQAEAVLARLSRIVRERRQRQRAEERGQRFLPQYLLVAEDASLLAEHSLLAQLGTAWRESGISLIYCARSREALPESIRTIVTAEGGNEGLLCLRDGLAAKEQLSLEEIGEEALERSVCRLAGLRHFRDESEALPERLGFLALYGVKRPEELDIAGRWARNRAAEGLAAPLGVRAARDTVALDLHESAHGPHALLAGTTGSGKSELLQSLILSLALQFSPEEIGFLLIDYKGGGMAHLFADLPQLLGTVTNLDGSDSRRALLAVKSELARRQRLFRAAGVNHIDAYGGAYRGGFAEEPLPHLFLIADEFAELKAEQPEFMAELISTARVGRSLGIHLILATQKPSGVVNEQIWSNARCKIALKVQTEADSRELLKTADAADLTLPGRAYLQVGNREIYELFQSAYSGATYRGGDAAIDDRIYRLNALGQRELLCRSENGGDKTYPGESELRAVIREIRRTAERTELRCPAQLWLPPLPRILLTPRDGGGDGDGFSFPLGLMDLPEAQCMLPCSHAFFCDGNFAVFGAGGMGKSSLLQSAALSLARRYSCETLYFYLLDFGAGALAPLKDLPHAADYISFDEEEKLKKLTALLNAEVRRRKRMLAERGAAFSAVIAAGEALPVIVLFLDHYDAVKELGQEADHFFLQLAREGAAVGIFLALSASRPGALRYALLNHIKDKVALYLLEPAERAGAVGRTSLTLPEIRGRALIQREGVHLMQCYRAADAEGNAYAAALAAEVAACAANSRGKRPAAIPCMPEFLTAAELRARYRAEKQDFRYAVGLDTGEIAPRSLMLYGNTTLLIGRAQCGKTNLLSLLYAAYEGQNYVIDGSGDLYPLAAKLGARYADDAARLEELRLLLEAEIKKRRASYELSGKTLRMRDYFKREPMLALWIDAAERLPHWCQAKANDWEHLLRAALELGVTIVATASSTQLGSYDAVSKLLREAQSGVIFGAPDEQTVFRLPGIRSRSSGPDTALLYERGRVFEIKIPLAETLL; encoded by the coding sequence ATGAAGCGATATCTGTATCGTAGGGAGGATGTGATTCTGGAGACTGCGGAGGCATCTCGGGAGCCCGGTGCGGAGCTGTTGGTTGTGCTCGACGAGGATAGGCTCTATGCGCTTCCGGAAGAAGCGGTGTTTATCGGCACCGCGCCGCCCTGCCAGCTCGTGTCAAAAGAGAAGGAATTCTTTGCGGTTCTCCGCCCGAACGGCGAATTCTGTCTGCGCGCGGGTGTGCTTTATCGAAACGGCAGACGCTTTTCGGAGGGAAGCGTGCGGCTTCAATGCGGAGATAAGCTATACTTCGGGGAGAGTTTGCTCTGTTTTCGGGGAGACAGCATTGTGCTTTCGGGGGAGAAGATAAGCTGCAGCCTCGAGGAGCTTCCCTTGCTTCGCACGAAACCGCCGCGTTTTCCGCAGTACAGCCGTTCGCCGCGCACAAAAACGCCGCTTCGGGAGGAGACGGTGGAACTGTTGCGCCCGGAGTGCTTGCCGGAGCAGACGCGGGGCGATCAACTGCGCCGTATTTTGCTGCCCCTCTGCACCTTGCTCTTAATGGGCGGCAGCGCCTTTCTCTTGGGGCGCTACTCCATGTTGCTTCTCGGCGGCGGCATGCTGGCCCTCACGCTCTGTTTTGCGCTCGCCGCCTTTTGGAGGGGAAGGCAGACGGCAAGACAGCGGGCAGCCGAACGGGAAGCCGGATACGAGGCATATTTGCTGCGGCAACAAAAGCGACTCGCGGGGCTTCGTGAAAGTGCGCGGGCGGCCGCGGCACACGAAGCCCCGGAACTCTCCGCGCTCGAAGAAATGGCGGAGCGCTATTCGCCGCGCATCTACGAGAGAAGCCCCGCGGACGCCGACTTTCTGGAACTTCTGCTCGGGCGGAGTCGGCAGGCCGCGCCCTTTTGTATCCGCTTTGACGCGCAGGAGACCAAGCGGGAACGAGACCCGCTCTGCCTGGAGGCACTCGCGCTTCAGCGGGAGTTTTCGGAGATGGCGGATATGCCCCGCACGGTGAAACTCACGGAAAGTCAGCTGGGCCTTATCGGAGAACCGGAGCGGCTCGCGAAACTTTTGCGCGGCTATCTGCTGCGCCTCTGTTTCTTTCACTCCTATCACGAGCTCCGCGTGGTTCTCCTCTGCCGGGAGAGCACAAGTTCGTGCTTTCGGGCCTTCTCCCGGTGCCCGCATTTCGAACTGCCGGAACTCGGCGTCCGGGGAGCGGTCTTTCGAACGGCGCAGGCGGAAGCAGTGCTCGCGCGCTTAAGCCGCATCGTACGGGAGCGACGACAGCGGCAGCGCGCGGAAGAAAGAGGACAGCGTTTTTTGCCGCAGTATCTTCTGGTCGCGGAGGATGCCTCTCTCTTGGCGGAGCACAGCCTGCTCGCACAACTCGGTACCGCTTGGCGGGAGAGCGGCATCTCTCTGATTTACTGTGCGCGGAGTCGGGAAGCTCTGCCGGAAAGCATACGCACCATCGTCACAGCGGAGGGCGGAAACGAAGGGCTGCTCTGTCTCCGGGACGGACTGGCCGCGAAGGAACAGCTCTCGTTGGAGGAAATCGGAGAAGAGGCCCTGGAGCGCAGTGTGTGCCGTCTCGCGGGGCTTCGTCATTTCCGGGATGAGAGTGAGGCTCTGCCGGAGCGCCTCGGCTTTCTGGCGCTCTACGGGGTCAAACGGCCCGAAGAACTGGACATCGCGGGGCGCTGGGCGCGCAATCGCGCGGCGGAGGGGCTTGCCGCGCCGCTCGGCGTACGCGCGGCCCGGGATACGGTGGCGCTCGATTTACATGAGAGCGCACACGGGCCGCACGCCCTGCTTGCGGGGACCACGGGCTCCGGAAAGTCGGAGCTCTTACAGAGCCTGATTCTCTCTCTCGCCCTACAGTTTTCGCCGGAGGAAATCGGCTTTTTGCTGATTGATTATAAGGGCGGCGGCATGGCCCATCTCTTTGCGGATTTGCCGCAGCTCCTCGGCACCGTCACCAATCTGGACGGCAGTGACAGTCGCCGCGCCCTGCTCGCCGTAAAGAGCGAGCTTGCGCGGCGGCAGCGGCTGTTTCGCGCGGCGGGCGTGAACCACATCGACGCCTACGGCGGTGCGTATCGGGGCGGATTCGCCGAAGAACCGCTCCCGCACCTCTTTCTGATTGCCGATGAGTTTGCGGAACTGAAGGCCGAGCAGCCGGAGTTTATGGCGGAGCTCATCTCGACCGCGCGCGTCGGCAGAAGTCTCGGCATCCACCTGATACTCGCGACACAGAAGCCATCCGGCGTGGTCAATGAGCAAATCTGGAGCAATGCGCGCTGTAAAATCGCGCTGAAGGTGCAGACGGAGGCGGACAGTCGGGAACTCTTGAAAACAGCGGATGCCGCGGACCTCACCTTGCCGGGACGTGCCTACCTCCAGGTGGGAAACCGCGAGATTTACGAGCTCTTTCAATCCGCCTATAGCGGCGCCACCTATCGGGGCGGCGATGCGGCAATCGACGACCGCATCTATCGGCTGAACGCGCTCGGACAGCGGGAACTCCTCTGTCGCAGTGAAAACGGCGGAGATAAGACCTATCCCGGGGAGAGCGAACTGCGTGCCGTCATTCGGGAAATCCGCCGGACGGCGGAGCGAACAGAGTTGCGTTGCCCGGCGCAGCTCTGGCTGCCGCCGCTGCCCCGCATCTTGCTCACCCCGCGAGATGGCGGGGGCGATGGCGATGGTTTTTCGTTTCCGCTCGGGCTCATGGACCTTCCCGAAGCGCAGTGCATGTTGCCCTGTTCGCATGCGTTTTTCTGCGACGGGAACTTTGCGGTCTTCGGCGCGGGCGGCATGGGAAAGAGCTCTCTGCTGCAGAGCGCGGCGCTCTCTCTTGCGCGGCGCTATTCCTGCGAGACCCTGTATTTTTATCTCCTGGATTTCGGCGCGGGCGCGCTCGCGCCGCTCAAAGACCTGCCGCACGCGGCGGATTACATCAGCTTTGACGAGGAAGAGAAGTTAAAGAAACTCACGGCGCTGCTTAACGCGGAAGTAAGACGGCGGAAGCGCATGCTCGCCGAGCGCGGCGCGGCGTTTTCCGCTGTTATCGCAGCGGGGGAGGCACTTCCGGTCATTGTGCTCTTCTTAGATCACTACGATGCGGTCAAGGAACTGGGGCAGGAAGCGGATCACTTTTTTCTGCAGCTCGCGCGGGAGGGGGCGGCGGTCGGAATCTTCTTGGCGCTCAGTGCGAGCAGGCCGGGGGCACTTCGTTATGCCCTCTTAAATCACATCAAGGACAAGGTGGCACTCTATTTGCTGGAGCCGGCCGAACGCGCGGGGGCGGTCGGGCGCACGTCGCTCACGCTTCCGGAGATACGCGGCAGGGCGCTCATTCAGCGGGAAGGCGTGCATCTCATGCAGTGTTACCGCGCGGCGGACGCGGAGGGAAATGCCTATGCGGCGGCGCTCGCCGCGGAGGTCGCAGCCTGCGCGGCAAATTCGCGGGGAAAGCGCCCGGCGGCGATTCCGTGCATGCCGGAGTTTCTTACGGCCGCGGAACTCCGGGCGCGCTACCGCGCGGAAAAACAGGACTTTCGCTATGCCGTTGGTCTGGATACCGGGGAGATTGCACCGCGAAGTCTTATGCTCTACGGCAATACGACGCTTCTCATCGGGCGGGCGCAGTGCGGTAAGACCAACCTCCTCTCGCTGCTCTATGCGGCCTACGAGGGACAGAACTATGTGATTGACGGCAGCGGAGACCTATATCCGCTCGCGGCGAAACTCGGAGCGCGCTACGCGGACGATGCGGCGCGTCTTGAGGAGCTTCGCCTCCTCCTCGAGGCGGAAATCAAAAAGCGCAGGGCTTCCTACGAACTCAGTGGGAAGACCCTGCGCATGCGGGACTATTTCAAACGGGAGCCCATGCTTGCACTCTGGATCGATGCGGCGGAACGTCTGCCGCATTGGTGTCAAGCGAAGGCAAATGACTGGGAGCACTTGCTCCGCGCTGCCTTAGAACTCGGGGTAACGATTGTCGCCACGGCTTCGAGCACGCAACTCGGCTCCTACGATGCGGTGAGCAAGCTGCTGCGGGAGGCACAGTCCGGTGTGATCTTCGGCGCGCCGGATGAGCAGACCGTGTTCCGCCTGCCGGGGATACGCAGCCGTTCGTCGGGGCCGGATACGGCCCTGCTCTATGAGAGGGGACGCGTCTTTGAGATTAAAATTCCGCTCGCGGAAACCTTACTGTAA
- a CDS encoding DUF3862 domain-containing protein — protein MKKKLILALALSLSLFAVACGEKKAASGGESSVNSETSVSGENAESKAESASGAEDAKEKAAAEGEPTAARYLALKQGMSYEEVKKIFGAEGKAGAAKGSYTWSDADDMKLVTVAFDNDKLIAVSQIGVIENKDAKVTLEAYNKLNPELSYAEVKEILGSEGVPVSTSFIAGQTIANYSWSNADGSGCALTFANDKLSSMTSTGLQ, from the coding sequence ATGAAGAAAAAATTAATCCTCGCTCTGGCCCTCTCTCTCTCCTTGTTTGCCGTTGCCTGCGGCGAAAAAAAGGCGGCTTCCGGCGGTGAAAGCAGCGTGAACAGCGAGACCTCCGTCTCCGGAGAAAACGCGGAAAGCAAGGCGGAAAGCGCTTCCGGCGCCGAAGACGCAAAGGAAAAGGCCGCCGCGGAAGGAGAGCCGACCGCTGCGCGCTACCTGGCTCTCAAGCAGGGCATGAGCTATGAAGAAGTGAAAAAAATATTCGGCGCCGAGGGCAAGGCCGGTGCCGCAAAGGGCAGCTATACCTGGTCCGACGCCGACGACATGAAGCTTGTCACGGTCGCTTTTGACAATGACAAGCTGATCGCTGTCTCGCAGATCGGTGTCATCGAAAACAAGGACGCAAAGGTGACACTCGAAGCCTACAACAAGCTGAACCCGGAGCTCAGCTATGCGGAAGTCAAGGAAATCCTGGGCTCCGAAGGAGTTCCGGTCAGCACGAGCTTCATTGCCGGTCAGACCATTGCGAACTACAGCTGGAGCAATGCCGACGGCTCCGGTTGTGCGCTGACTTTCGCAAACGACAAGCTCTCCTCGATGACTTCGACCGGCTTACAGTAA
- a CDS encoding low molecular weight protein-tyrosine-phosphatase, which yields MKKILFICLGNICRSPMAEFIMRDLVKKAGVEEQVECASAATSTQEIIYDMGNPMYPAARAELKQRGIPCGEKRAVLLKRADYDAYDYLICMDRRNLLDAKRILGGDPDRKLALLHAFAKTGGANSEIADPWYTGDFVSCADQITEGCEGLLKTLGKEGVRAIAGGEHGVLK from the coding sequence ATGAAGAAGATTTTATTTATTTGCCTCGGCAATATATGCCGCAGTCCCATGGCGGAATTTATTATGCGGGACCTGGTAAAAAAAGCAGGCGTGGAGGAACAGGTGGAGTGCGCTTCGGCAGCGACGAGTACCCAGGAGATTATTTACGACATGGGGAATCCCATGTATCCGGCTGCGCGGGCCGAATTGAAACAGCGCGGGATTCCCTGCGGGGAAAAGCGCGCGGTGCTGTTAAAGCGCGCGGATTACGATGCGTATGATTATCTGATTTGTATGGACCGGAGAAATTTGCTGGATGCGAAGCGCATTCTCGGCGGAGATCCGGACCGAAAACTCGCACTGCTGCATGCCTTTGCGAAGACAGGCGGCGCGAATTCGGAAATTGCGGATCCCTGGTACACGGGAGATTTCGTGAGCTGTGCCGACCAGATTACGGAGGGCTGCGAGGGGCTTTTGAAGACGCTCGGCAAAGAAGGCGTAAGAGCAATTGCGGGGGGGGAACATGGCGTGCTAAAATAA